The Chordicoccus furentiruminis DNA window GTGACAGGCCCGCTCGGAGAGCAGAGAGAGGCCCGGTACGGCGTGCTGCGGGACGGCCGGACGGCGGTGATGGAGATGGCGGAAGCCGCCGGTATCACGCTGCTCGGAAGGGACCGGCTGAATCCGATGCGTGCGACGACCTGCGGGGTGGGCGAGATGATCCTTGATGCGGTTCGCGGGGGCTGCCGCCGCTTCATCATCGGCATCGGTGGTTCGGCCACCAACGACGGCGGGGCCGGTATGCTGCAGGCGCTGGGCTTCGGTCTGCTGGACGCGGAAGGCCGGGCGATTCCGTCCGGAGCGGAGGGGCTGACCTCGCTTGCAGAGATCACAGATGACCATGTGCCGCCGGTGCTTCGGGAATGCCGTTTCCGGATCGCCTGTGATGTGCGGAATCCGCTCTGCGGCGCACGGGGGGCGAGCGCCGTGTTCGGACCGCAGAAGGGCGCGGACGCGGAGATGGTCAGCCGGATGGACGCGAATCTGGCCCGCTTCGCGGCGCTGACGAAAAGAAAACATCCGGAGGCGGACCCGGACGCGCCGGGAAGCGGCGCCGCGGGCGGGCTCGGCTTCGCTTTTTCCGCTTATCTTCATGCCTCCCTGGAACGGGGCGTCCGGATCGTGCTGGAAGAGTCGGATCTCGCCGGCAAGGTGAAGGATGCGGAT harbors:
- a CDS encoding glycerate kinase; translation: MKIVVAVDSFKGSLSSLDAGGAVRDGILRAFPDAEVEVCPLADGGEGTAEALTLGMGGSMRTAAVTGPLGEQREARYGVLRDGRTAVMEMAEAAGITLLGRDRLNPMRATTCGVGEMILDAVRGGCRRFIIGIGGSATNDGGAGMLQALGFGLLDAEGRAIPSGAEGLTSLAEITDDHVPPVLRECRFRIACDVRNPLCGARGASAVFGPQKGADAEMVSRMDANLARFAALTKRKHPEADPDAPGSGAAGGLGFAFSAYLHASLERGVRIVLEESDLAGKVKDADLVITGEGCLDGQTVMGKAPAGAAEIAKRYGKPVLALAGTVSEGAAACNGHGIDAFFPILQRPGTLQEAMDAETARSNLRRTAEQAVRLFAAGRR